From the Corallococcus silvisoli genome, one window contains:
- the tnpB gene encoding IS66 family insertion sequence element accessory protein TnpB (TnpB, as the term is used for proteins encoded by IS66 family insertion elements, is considered an accessory protein, since TnpC, encoded by a neighboring gene, is a DDE family transposase.), which translates to RKSIDGLMALVRTAWGEDVYSGHLFAFVSRKGDRIKVLTWSRGGFVLLYKRLETGRFRLPPVDAGAQAVTLDATQLAMLLDGIDVAQVRRQPAWTPPGRTGT; encoded by the coding sequence CGCAAGTCGATTGACGGGCTGATGGCGCTGGTGCGCACGGCCTGGGGCGAGGACGTCTACTCGGGGCACCTCTTCGCCTTCGTCTCGCGCAAAGGGGACCGCATCAAGGTGCTGACGTGGAGCCGGGGCGGCTTCGTGCTGCTGTACAAGCGGCTGGAGACGGGGAGATTCCGGCTACCGCCGGTGGACGCGGGCGCGCAGGCGGTGACGCTGGACGCCACGCAGCTGGCGATGCTGCTGGACGGCATCGACGTGGCCCAGGTGAGGCGCCAGCCCGCCTGGACGCCTCCCGGGCGCACAGGCACCTGA
- the tnpC gene encoding IS66 family transposase: MPRDLPQDHFCPWREEAEELKERLTSLEAKMATLERHVFGRRAEKLPTVAAELRKDADSTAARAEAAKEKRRERAARKAEEAPAREIRHAVPAEERHCPACGGEDLKPLGQGRTSVMYEYVPARFEKQVHVQEVLACACGRGVVTAPPPVRVVDRGEYGPGFLSHVVVSKCADAMPLHRLAQRVERSGVPMSRSTLTDLFHQAASVLLPLSQHLLHCIASADVVWADETPLRVLDVKKTKLGYLWTFLTQNEAGQWLIGYRFSMGRASKTPKEVLGGTTGALVVDAYTGYNAVTLPEGRVRVGCWAHVRRRFFDALPTAPEAREALDFILALYRVEALARDAGVVRTDAHRELRQQQSFPILTALRAWMEAQAPRHLPKGPMGQALCYALKQWDALTRFASDARLPLDNNRSEAALRKAALGRKNFLFVGHEAAGANLAGLYALVATCEANGVNPEAYLADVLLRVQTHPHSRIGELLPHEWKWRRAADPPDSPLQLSP; encoded by the coding sequence GTGCCCCGCGACCTTCCACAGGACCACTTCTGCCCCTGGCGTGAGGAGGCCGAGGAACTCAAGGAGCGCCTGACGTCGCTGGAGGCGAAGATGGCGACGCTGGAGCGCCACGTCTTTGGCCGGAGGGCGGAGAAGCTGCCCACGGTGGCCGCCGAGCTGCGTAAGGACGCGGACTCGACGGCGGCCCGGGCGGAGGCCGCGAAAGAGAAGCGGCGCGAGCGGGCCGCCCGTAAGGCCGAGGAGGCACCAGCGCGGGAGATTCGCCACGCGGTGCCGGCCGAGGAGCGCCACTGCCCGGCGTGCGGCGGCGAGGACTTGAAGCCGCTGGGCCAGGGCCGCACCTCGGTGATGTACGAATACGTGCCCGCGAGATTCGAGAAGCAGGTGCACGTGCAGGAGGTGCTGGCGTGCGCATGCGGCCGGGGCGTCGTCACGGCCCCGCCTCCGGTCCGGGTGGTGGACAGGGGCGAGTACGGCCCCGGCTTCCTCTCCCACGTGGTGGTTTCCAAGTGCGCCGACGCGATGCCCCTGCACCGACTCGCACAGCGGGTGGAGCGAAGTGGCGTGCCCATGAGCCGCAGCACGCTGACGGACCTCTTCCACCAGGCCGCCTCGGTGTTGCTGCCGCTGTCCCAGCACCTCTTGCACTGCATTGCGTCCGCGGACGTGGTGTGGGCCGACGAGACGCCGCTGCGCGTGCTGGACGTGAAGAAGACGAAGCTGGGCTACCTCTGGACTTTCCTCACCCAGAATGAGGCGGGGCAGTGGCTCATCGGCTACCGCTTCAGCATGGGCCGGGCCAGCAAGACGCCGAAGGAAGTCCTGGGCGGCACCACGGGGGCCCTCGTGGTGGACGCGTACACCGGCTACAACGCGGTGACGCTGCCCGAGGGCCGAGTGCGCGTCGGGTGCTGGGCCCACGTGCGTCGCCGCTTCTTCGACGCGCTGCCCACCGCGCCCGAGGCCCGCGAGGCCCTGGACTTCATCCTCGCCCTCTACCGGGTGGAGGCGCTGGCCCGTGACGCGGGCGTCGTACGCACGGACGCGCACCGCGAGCTGCGCCAGCAGCAAAGCTTCCCCATCCTCACGGCACTGCGCGCGTGGATGGAAGCACAGGCCCCGCGCCACCTGCCCAAGGGCCCCATGGGCCAGGCCCTCTGCTACGCCCTGAAGCAGTGGGACGCCCTGACGCGCTTTGCTTCCGACGCGCGCCTTCCCCTGGACAACAACCGCTCCGAGGCCGCGCTGCGCAAGGCGGCCCTGGGCCGAAAGAATTTCCTCTTCGTCGGCCATGAGGCCGCGGGGGCCAACCTCGCAGGCCTCTACGCCCTGGTGGCCACCTGCGAGGCCAACGGCGTCAATCCCGAGGCCTACCTCGCTGACGTGCTGCTGCGCGTGCAGACACACCCTCACTCGCGCATCGGTGAACTGCTACCCCACGAGTGGAAGTGGCGACGCGCTGCTGACCCACCGGATTCACCCCTCCAGCTCAGTCCCTGA
- a CDS encoding Ig-like domain-containing protein, producing the protein MAGRLPTPGKAYTRGPLLLQFTVEGGAADAVEILKGSSVLVKPTGSPYSFTWDTTQEAEGSYELSIRATRGGVLFASAPRTVIVDRTAPTVTTYLPASNAATVGVHDAIQVTFSEPMNPHSVTEAAVGLKTGAGIAISKSVALSVDGKTLTVTPRNPLVAPDTVSVDLAALVGTLTDLAGNGVPTAPAWTFTVPTWLPLGGAISAVEGKTSAEDVVLKMDRNDQPVIAWTESDGVAKNIYVARWTGTEWLMLGGGLSGLSGAGTDATRPTLLIDATSRPIVAWQEKSSTGDAQHIFARQWSGNEWEALPSIPLETGDYAISAPSMASESNGTLHLYALNSNEGTAEIGHYQLASGSQSWARNALPRPQQSPRVYSFSTSSLGTKTVVAYNFLDLSGTGNGRIGIEVAENDSAPSGNSLLGTAAATPSIALDSNNRPWITWSEAPSGSGAGGSIYWSRWEGTYWTSPRQLDTPATGNTNPVLSMTKGNPYTITWSGILDARRSIFVGRWISGTWQIIPQQLNALPETSAPASGPAASMTTAGRPIVAWTEEDTTSASIYVSHLNN; encoded by the coding sequence TTGGCCGGACGGTTACCGACGCCCGGCAAGGCCTACACCCGAGGTCCGCTCCTCCTCCAGTTCACGGTGGAAGGAGGCGCCGCGGACGCGGTGGAGATCCTGAAGGGCTCGAGTGTCCTGGTGAAGCCCACGGGCTCCCCGTACTCGTTCACCTGGGACACGACCCAAGAAGCGGAGGGCAGCTACGAGTTGTCCATTCGTGCGACCCGGGGTGGCGTGCTCTTCGCGAGTGCCCCCCGCACCGTCATTGTCGACAGGACGGCGCCCACCGTGACGACCTATCTCCCGGCCAGCAACGCCGCGACGGTCGGGGTCCACGACGCCATCCAGGTGACGTTCAGCGAGCCGATGAATCCGCACTCGGTGACAGAGGCGGCCGTGGGGCTCAAGACTGGCGCGGGTATCGCCATCTCCAAGTCAGTTGCGCTCTCCGTGGATGGGAAGACCCTCACGGTCACTCCGCGCAATCCGCTGGTGGCGCCTGACACCGTCTCCGTGGATCTCGCGGCCCTGGTGGGCACCCTCACGGACCTGGCCGGTAATGGAGTGCCTACCGCACCGGCATGGACATTCACGGTGCCAACGTGGCTGCCGCTCGGTGGAGCTATCAGCGCCGTGGAAGGAAAGACGTCCGCGGAGGATGTTGTGCTGAAGATGGACCGCAATGACCAGCCAGTGATTGCCTGGACGGAATCGGATGGCGTGGCCAAGAACATCTATGTGGCGCGCTGGACGGGGACTGAGTGGCTCATGTTGGGTGGCGGATTGAGTGGCCTGAGCGGCGCAGGGACGGACGCAACGCGTCCAACGCTTCTCATCGACGCAACTAGTCGCCCCATCGTTGCGTGGCAGGAGAAGTCTAGCACTGGCGATGCTCAACACATCTTCGCTCGCCAGTGGTCGGGTAACGAATGGGAGGCCCTACCATCGATCCCCCTGGAAACTGGCGACTATGCCATATCCGCTCCATCCATGGCTTCAGAATCAAATGGCACATTGCATCTTTACGCACTCAACTCAAACGAAGGAACTGCGGAAATTGGACACTACCAACTCGCATCCGGCAGCCAATCATGGGCGCGCAACGCGCTACCAAGGCCGCAACAGTCTCCCCGGGTCTATTCCTTTTCCACATCGAGCCTCGGAACAAAAACAGTCGTCGCATACAACTTTCTTGACCTATCTGGCACTGGCAATGGCCGCATAGGAATCGAGGTTGCTGAAAACGACTCCGCACCATCAGGAAACAGCCTATTGGGCACAGCAGCAGCCACCCCGTCTATCGCGCTCGACAGCAACAACCGCCCTTGGATCACTTGGTCAGAAGCCCCCTCAGGTTCAGGGGCAGGCGGTTCGATCTACTGGTCTCGATGGGAGGGCACGTATTGGACATCCCCAAGGCAGCTCGATACACCCGCAACAGGAAACACAAACCCCGTACTGAGCATGACCAAGGGAAATCCATACACCATCACATGGAGTGGAATCCTCGACGCCAGACGGAGCATTTTTGTTGGTCGCTGGATCTCAGGCACCTGGCAAATCATTCCCCAACAGCTGAATGCATTACCCGAAACCAGCGCACCAGCCTCTGGACCAGCAGCTTCAATGACCACTGCGGGCCGACCAATCGTCGCATGGACCGAGGAAGACACCACCTCTGCCAGCATCTACGTCTCCCACCTCAACAACTAG
- a CDS encoding TIGR04552 family protein, whose amino-acid sequence MKAPSLAPVLPAVPVCTVPQMGLRELERIRLILRGGSVIDWRRMHFQTRDEVDRFLRLCQLDVSRPYDDAWGRTVLADAVEYLRKTFDYRVADAVAQPEELHDLFLFASGAKGLARYRRIACIVLKVMHVIQHIEGRDLLFRLAASEAELAEMVTEKVLGVAKEMKEMGLPIVEFAHSIKTRDSLVTKLIAKKETVAAQVYDRTRFRVITRKREDLLPVLYFLTQRLFPFNFVVPGQTENTLLPFKGLLAENPHFEQFIPQLHLDRDFEDREDRTGNAFSGSSYRVLNFVVDLPLRMDPYLPPPESDTRPRKGRVTFALVEFQIADEETARTNEVGDNAHESYKRRQKRRVLNRLSRGLVVPKRQ is encoded by the coding sequence GTGAAGGCCCCCTCCCTCGCACCAGTCCTACCCGCTGTCCCTGTCTGCACGGTGCCGCAGATGGGCTTGCGCGAGCTTGAGCGCATCCGGCTCATCCTGAGAGGTGGATCCGTCATCGACTGGCGGCGAATGCACTTCCAGACCCGGGACGAAGTTGACCGGTTCCTGCGCCTCTGCCAACTCGACGTATCGCGGCCCTATGACGATGCCTGGGGCCGGACGGTGCTCGCGGACGCGGTGGAGTACCTGCGCAAGACCTTCGACTACCGAGTCGCGGACGCGGTGGCTCAGCCGGAGGAACTCCATGATCTCTTCCTCTTTGCTTCGGGCGCAAAGGGACTGGCACGCTACCGGCGGATTGCCTGCATCGTCCTGAAGGTGATGCATGTCATCCAGCACATCGAAGGGCGTGACCTGCTCTTCCGGTTGGCTGCCTCCGAGGCTGAACTGGCTGAGATGGTCACGGAGAAGGTGCTGGGCGTCGCGAAGGAGATGAAGGAGATGGGGCTGCCCATCGTGGAGTTCGCCCACTCCATCAAGACGCGCGACTCCCTGGTCACGAAGCTGATCGCCAAAAAGGAGACGGTCGCCGCCCAGGTGTATGACCGCACTCGGTTCCGAGTCATCACCCGGAAGCGGGAGGACCTGCTGCCGGTCCTCTACTTCCTCACGCAGCGCCTGTTCCCCTTCAACTTCGTGGTCCCAGGCCAGACGGAGAACACGCTACTGCCGTTCAAGGGGCTCCTGGCTGAGAACCCCCATTTCGAGCAGTTCATCCCGCAGCTACACCTGGACCGCGACTTCGAGGACCGCGAAGACCGGACTGGCAATGCGTTTTCGGGAAGTTCCTACCGGGTGCTCAACTTCGTTGTGGACCTTCCCTTGAGGATGGATCCGTATCTTCCTCCGCCTGAAAGTGACACCCGTCCTCGTAAGGGACGGGTCACCTTCGCCTTGGTTGAGTTCCAGATCGCGGATGAGGAGACGGCTCGCACCAACGAAGTCGGGGACAACGCTCACGAGAGCTACAAGCGCAGACAAAAGCGGCGAGTGCTCAACCGCCTGAGCCGAGGATTGGTTGTTCCGAAGCGTCAGTAA
- a CDS encoding toxin-antitoxin system YwqK family antitoxin: MQSKTLMQMFTLGLALAAPVAFAGESATQLTCPQGTKQSGSKEEGLFCRKSELAGGSFVAEGPYRSFHPNGKKAAVGQYANGFKTGTWYFYDEAGTQYGKTEFRESNYHGTRTLYFASGKPHFIEQYQNGLKDGVVQELSEDGKVVHESRFEKGKEVAVK; the protein is encoded by the coding sequence ATGCAGTCCAAGACGCTGATGCAGATGTTCACCCTGGGCTTGGCTCTCGCCGCTCCGGTCGCTTTCGCCGGCGAGTCCGCCACCCAGCTGACCTGCCCCCAGGGGACCAAGCAGTCCGGCTCCAAGGAGGAAGGGCTGTTCTGCCGCAAGAGCGAACTCGCGGGTGGCAGCTTCGTGGCAGAAGGGCCCTATCGCTCGTTCCATCCGAACGGCAAGAAGGCCGCGGTGGGGCAGTACGCGAACGGCTTCAAGACGGGCACTTGGTATTTCTACGACGAGGCGGGTACCCAATACGGCAAGACGGAGTTCCGTGAGAGCAACTACCATGGGACGCGGACGCTCTACTTCGCCAGCGGGAAGCCGCACTTCATCGAGCAGTACCAGAACGGGCTGAAGGATGGTGTCGTGCAGGAACTGAGCGAGGACGGCAAGGTCGTCCACGAGAGCCGCTTCGAGAAGGGCAAGGAAGTCGCCGTCAAGTAG
- the gltJ gene encoding adventurous gliding motility protein GltJ encodes MRFVCDSCRAQYMISDDKVGPKGVKLRCKKCGHTILVRPAGASAAKEGGAEAAASPEAKSGGADANAPRIVESSGTGLPATLGTPPEGGLFTDVEEDEIGAVFDQVLSTGSQKIKAAEAEAEAKAAKAEAVRKLAEAESAEPSPEDAKAASSHEWYVAIDEKQVGPWSVEKVKDAWDRGEVGPDNLCWRSGFSDWIPLSETAELASVLAPRPAKPVIVAPAPVSTSSPVIPAGPVESAFSAGSSRPGLGGNSAVAEEPVGWKPSAASVLASLVKEENDALTKPPPRPAPSLEREPVSQARLLDVPMPPPEPVSSPAMAGAMMGGAPGMAAPSAYAPQPPQGYAPQPVQPYAQPQPVAYPPQQAQIPYGQQPQGYPPQGYPAAYPPPAAAPTGGKGRTVMLIAVTAGVLVMAGAAVVVVARGNSSERPVEPPAQVATAPTPKVELPPMPPPPAAVQPPPAAVQPTAQATPPAPAPGEGAPATAAVTPAAATAGTAPVAAATPPATAPAVAVAPAATPPPPVAAVQPAVAPNMGTAVARVDSRNHRKTGSGSSRGSQRDEDDGDAITVSKPSSSSSSSSASNSGGGDDDFDELFGTKKAASSAKPAGKPTATAYIPPEPGGGTPERLQQSDIMQVVLNNKPAIVKCVNEQKQKDPSLSGKLVMRWTVQTSGKTTGVSCRTDEFRTSYMATCITGLIKGWAFPKHQKQGDPIDFPFTF; translated from the coding sequence ATGCGTTTCGTCTGCGACAGCTGCCGCGCCCAGTACATGATCAGCGACGACAAGGTTGGCCCCAAGGGGGTCAAGCTTCGTTGCAAGAAGTGTGGTCACACCATCCTGGTGAGGCCCGCAGGAGCATCGGCGGCGAAGGAGGGAGGGGCGGAGGCTGCCGCGTCGCCGGAGGCCAAGAGCGGCGGGGCGGATGCGAATGCTCCGCGCATCGTGGAGTCGTCCGGCACGGGGCTGCCCGCCACGCTGGGCACGCCGCCGGAGGGCGGCCTCTTCACCGACGTGGAAGAGGACGAGATTGGAGCGGTCTTCGACCAGGTGCTGAGCACCGGCTCGCAGAAGATCAAGGCCGCGGAAGCGGAGGCGGAGGCCAAGGCCGCGAAGGCGGAGGCGGTGCGCAAGCTCGCCGAAGCCGAGTCCGCGGAGCCGTCGCCCGAGGACGCGAAGGCCGCCTCGTCGCATGAGTGGTACGTCGCCATCGACGAGAAGCAGGTGGGCCCCTGGTCGGTGGAGAAGGTGAAGGACGCCTGGGACCGAGGCGAAGTGGGCCCGGACAACCTCTGCTGGCGTTCGGGCTTCAGTGACTGGATTCCGCTGTCGGAGACGGCGGAGCTGGCGTCGGTGCTGGCGCCGCGGCCGGCCAAGCCGGTCATCGTCGCGCCCGCGCCGGTCTCCACGTCGTCGCCGGTGATTCCCGCGGGGCCGGTGGAGTCCGCCTTCAGCGCGGGCAGCTCCCGTCCGGGCCTGGGTGGCAATTCGGCCGTGGCCGAGGAGCCGGTCGGCTGGAAGCCCTCAGCCGCGAGCGTGCTGGCCTCGCTGGTGAAGGAGGAGAACGACGCCCTCACCAAGCCGCCGCCGCGTCCGGCGCCCTCTCTGGAGCGCGAGCCGGTGTCGCAGGCGCGTCTGCTGGATGTGCCCATGCCGCCGCCGGAGCCGGTGTCGTCGCCCGCGATGGCCGGGGCCATGATGGGAGGCGCGCCGGGAATGGCCGCTCCCTCGGCCTACGCACCGCAGCCGCCGCAGGGGTATGCACCGCAGCCGGTGCAGCCGTACGCGCAGCCGCAGCCGGTGGCCTATCCCCCGCAGCAGGCGCAGATACCCTACGGACAGCAGCCGCAGGGCTACCCACCTCAGGGGTATCCCGCGGCCTATCCTCCGCCCGCGGCGGCACCCACGGGTGGCAAGGGTCGCACGGTCATGCTGATCGCGGTGACCGCCGGGGTGCTGGTGATGGCCGGTGCCGCGGTCGTCGTCGTGGCGCGCGGCAACTCGTCCGAGCGCCCCGTGGAGCCGCCGGCCCAGGTGGCGACCGCACCGACTCCCAAGGTGGAGCTGCCTCCCATGCCGCCTCCTCCCGCGGCCGTACAGCCTCCGCCCGCGGCGGTGCAGCCCACGGCGCAGGCGACCCCTCCGGCCCCGGCGCCTGGCGAGGGTGCTCCGGCGACCGCGGCGGTGACACCTGCTGCCGCTACCGCTGGCACCGCCCCTGTCGCCGCGGCCACACCTCCCGCGACCGCTCCGGCCGTGGCGGTGGCTCCGGCCGCGACTCCGCCTCCGCCCGTCGCGGCGGTGCAGCCCGCGGTGGCGCCGAACATGGGCACGGCGGTCGCGCGGGTGGACTCGCGCAACCATCGCAAGACGGGTTCCGGCAGCAGCCGTGGCTCCCAGCGTGATGAGGACGATGGCGACGCGATCACGGTGTCGAAGCCTTCGAGTTCGTCATCGTCGTCGTCCGCGTCGAACTCGGGGGGCGGGGACGACGACTTCGACGAGCTGTTCGGCACGAAGAAGGCCGCGTCCAGCGCGAAGCCGGCGGGCAAGCCGACGGCGACGGCGTACATCCCGCCCGAGCCTGGAGGCGGCACGCCGGAGCGCTTGCAGCAGTCGGACATCATGCAGGTGGTGCTGAACAACAAGCCCGCCATCGTGAAGTGTGTGAACGAGCAGAAGCAGAAGGATCCGTCGCTCAGCGGCAAGCTGGTGATGCGCTGGACGGTCCAGACGAGCGGCAAGACGACGGGCGTGTCGTGCCGCACGGACGAGTTCCGCACGAGCTACATGGCCACGTGCATCACGGGCCTCATCAAGGGATGGGCCTTCCCGAAGCACCAGAAGCAGGGCGACCCCATCGATTTCCCTTTCACGTTCTGA